From Lujinxingia vulgaris, a single genomic window includes:
- a CDS encoding class I SAM-dependent methyltransferase, protein MSHGDYYQELSRAREPAQRAGWRHRLEQWLRFELTCAALRPHPGDHIVDLGCGPAALAAYLHPHPARYLGVERHPAVVDHARQTLATLSSDANLLHADLFDPRVDAAGPFTLAIAIGALVDGRASTRAQRAERASAHVRRVLELAGQGAALFVLDQTALDADPIRSLEPALLGIHEHELRAIATELSQPLTLAQPIAGEWMVLAGARPANFDALAERATCGERVLERWRAAGGHDPADHTWLWWVAGEHSRAFDAFAKVPLNHPRHALLKARLELMDA, encoded by the coding sequence ATGAGCCACGGCGACTATTATCAGGAACTCTCGCGTGCCCGCGAACCGGCGCAGCGCGCTGGCTGGCGCCATCGCCTGGAGCAGTGGTTGCGCTTTGAGCTGACCTGCGCCGCGCTCCGACCGCACCCCGGCGACCACATCGTGGATCTGGGATGCGGCCCGGCGGCTCTCGCCGCCTACCTTCATCCTCATCCCGCCCGATACCTGGGAGTTGAGCGCCACCCCGCAGTCGTCGACCACGCTCGCCAGACGCTCGCCACACTGAGCTCCGACGCCAACCTTTTGCACGCCGACCTCTTCGACCCACGGGTCGACGCCGCCGGCCCCTTTACGCTCGCCATCGCCATCGGCGCGCTGGTCGACGGCCGCGCCTCCACCCGGGCTCAACGCGCCGAGCGTGCCAGCGCCCACGTGCGTCGCGTACTGGAGCTGGCCGGGCAGGGCGCGGCGCTCTTTGTGCTCGACCAGACCGCGCTCGACGCCGACCCGATCCGTAGCCTGGAGCCGGCGCTGCTGGGCATCCACGAGCACGAGCTCCGCGCGATCGCCACAGAACTCTCCCAACCCTTGACCCTCGCTCAGCCTATCGCCGGCGAGTGGATGGTGCTCGCGGGCGCGCGCCCGGCCAACTTCGACGCCCTGGCCGAACGCGCGACCTGCGGCGAGCGCGTCCTCGAGCGTTGGCGGGCCGCCGGTGGCCACGACCCGGCCGACCACACCTGGCTGTGGTGGGTCGCCGGCGAGCACAGCCGTGCCTTTGACGCCTTCGCAAAGGTGCCGCTGAATCATCCCCGCCATGCGCTGCTTAAAGCGCGTCTGGAGCTGATGGACGCGTAA
- a CDS encoding hybrid sensor histidine kinase/response regulator translates to MTSFTGAQSRGTFLVVDDEPDILDAIARLFRKEYTVLTAQSVEEALKLIAAHDVQVVMTDQRMPKMSGIEFLAELREDHPEIVRVLFTGYSNISDVIDAINEGHVYRYISKPWKPVELRLFVAQAFEYYRAQRERRELMAQLREANEQLEEQNALLSAANEELKLLDRVKNVFMEVVSHELNTPIAIVFGYTFLLRKELGEDLSSVASKALSGIDSSAVRLKNISNRIFKMLGDDGSGEALDLEWVDVRKFVDSLQDQLDPFLQKRNQRLETVVAPEAQSILADEDKLNDMCLNLLMNAIKFSYDDQVITLDIGLSDDPEVLALTVRDSGVGISDDDIAQIFDVFFSTFNTGHHSSGQFEFNKRGIGLGLAVAKRFAEMHGGYIKVDSEEGRGSLFTVYLPVRPEQQTLRSSVQTRQLAQHAPH, encoded by the coding sequence ATGACCAGCTTTACGGGTGCGCAGTCTCGGGGGACCTTTCTGGTGGTCGACGACGAGCCGGATATCCTCGACGCGATCGCGCGCCTTTTTCGTAAAGAATACACCGTGCTCACCGCCCAGTCGGTGGAGGAAGCGCTCAAGCTCATCGCCGCGCACGACGTGCAGGTGGTGATGACCGACCAGCGCATGCCGAAGATGTCGGGCATTGAGTTTCTGGCCGAGCTGCGCGAGGACCACCCCGAGATCGTGCGGGTGCTTTTTACGGGCTACTCCAACATTTCCGACGTCATCGACGCGATCAACGAGGGGCACGTCTACCGCTACATCTCCAAGCCCTGGAAGCCGGTGGAGCTGCGCCTATTTGTGGCGCAGGCCTTTGAGTATTACCGGGCGCAGCGGGAGCGGCGAGAGTTGATGGCGCAGCTGCGCGAGGCCAACGAGCAGCTCGAAGAGCAGAACGCGCTCTTGAGCGCTGCCAACGAAGAGCTCAAGCTGCTCGATCGGGTCAAAAACGTCTTTATGGAGGTGGTCAGCCACGAGCTGAACACCCCAATTGCGATCGTGTTTGGCTACACCTTCCTGCTGCGTAAAGAGCTTGGCGAAGACCTTTCCTCGGTGGCGTCCAAGGCGCTCAGCGGGATCGATTCGAGCGCGGTGCGGCTCAAGAATATCTCCAACCGCATCTTTAAGATGCTCGGCGATGACGGGTCCGGTGAGGCGCTGGATCTGGAGTGGGTAGACGTGCGTAAGTTCGTGGACTCGCTGCAGGACCAGCTTGATCCCTTTCTTCAGAAACGAAATCAGCGCCTGGAGACCGTCGTTGCGCCGGAGGCTCAGAGCATTCTGGCCGACGAAGATAAGCTCAACGACATGTGCCTGAACCTGCTGATGAACGCGATCAAGTTCTCGTACGACGATCAGGTCATCACGCTGGATATCGGGCTCTCCGACGATCCGGAGGTGCTGGCGTTGACGGTGCGCGACAGCGGCGTGGGAATCTCCGACGACGACATCGCGCAGATCTTCGACGTGTTTTTCAGCACCTTTAACACCGGCCACCACTCCTCGGGGCAGTTCGAGTTTAATAAGCGGGGGATCGGGCTGGGGCTGGCGGTTGCCAAACGTTTTGCCGAGATGCACGGGGGCTACATCAAGGTCGACAGCGAAGAGGGGCGCGGCTCGCTCTTCACGGTGTATTTGCCGGTGCGACCGGAGCAGCAGACGCTGCGCAGCAGTGTGCAGACGCGGCAGCTGGCGCAGCACGCGCCGCACTGA